In Microcoleus sp. FACHB-831, one genomic interval encodes:
- a CDS encoding CHAT domain-containing protein: protein MCLLSWLIPAKYTVSQNLKLKTQNNQKKVKNFLILPFAAVPWLGVGMLCPIVAQAQQIDPEKGANGTNTQVSAPIFTPAGDRFDITGGKNAGSNLFQSFQRFNLDAGQIANFISNPNIQNILARVRGNNPSIINGLIQVSGGNSNLFLMNPAGIVFGQNASLNVPGDFTATTATGIGVGNQWFNARGDNNYAALVGTPSAFAFNTTGNNGKVRSPGAIINAGTLEVSPGKSLTLLGGTVASTGNLNAPGGQILIQSVPGESWLRLSQRGHLLSLDIPQSALLDNSNQINIRTLPQLLTGNDVADKVPSLFGNTQQKVKLTDSGLLVEDGDVVVRGVNANSATVQASGNLILDSSKVLAAGDINLAAGDTLRLQNSLLNAKTIRLEAGRDIRLVESQLFTTGNVDLLAGDTVQLQNSIQYPAIAQAGQNLNIIGNRGIDIQAVPLSGNPFKDSGNFNLVSNGIISGVPYQLASNNRIIPGAFPQVPSGINADIFNRLEGIGGTIVLATNSSISPTPNGALRPQRSLADSLLPPSGEDRPVLASHRIEGNGNNPTPTGNSGGGSPIEGNGNNPSPIDNSGGGSPIEGSGNNPSPIGNSGGGSPIEGNGNNPTPTGNSGGGSPIEGSGNNPSSIGNSGGDNPSPIGNSGGGSPIEGSGNNPSPIGNSGGGSPIEGNGNNPSPIDNSGGITPIEGNGSKPGGPGNSGGGSPIEGSENNPSPIDNSGGITPIEGNGSKPSGAGNSGGGSPIEGSGNNPSPIDNSGGGSPIEGSGNNRSPIDNSGSGSPIEGNGSKPSGAGNSASVSQIEGNGNNPSPIGNSAGVSQIEGNGNNPSPASNSGGNAIASTGSDSENRSQSVSPTVVSTTSPVATAEETVTLLEDNYKQEFEDYFQRPFKTQMKTLPDIRNATRDFDEESGVRSAVIYVTFTPSAIERNLAQRTAQNTTKCQTKVAPAQTQQLDSADLSNRHNVNNQKQINCLTPGSDQLEVLLITAEGKPIRARVPLAHRSKVLAVARNFQAEVTAGPRRTRLTSYLPSAQQLYQWIVAPLENDLQARGIKNLVFVMDAGLRSIPISAMHDGKGFLVERYSIGLMPSLSLTDIRPHSIKNAQVLAMGAATFNNQKPLPAVPSELSAIVPSLWPGKSFLNSAFTLQNLRSQRRIQPFGILHLATHAEFQSGAPKNSYIQLWDTQLRLDQLSQMGWNDPPLDLLVLSACRTALGDEQAELGFAGMSIQAGVKSVLASLWYISDEGTLGLMTDFYEQLKTAPMKAEALRRTQVAMIQGKVRIHKGGLTTSVGKSLLLPAAMGRIQDKQLNHPYYWAAFTLVGSPW, encoded by the coding sequence GTGTGCCTACTTAGTTGGTTAATACCAGCAAAATATACTGTAAGTCAAAATTTAAAATTAAAAACTCAAAATAACCAGAAAAAGGTTAAAAATTTCTTAATTTTACCTTTTGCTGCTGTTCCCTGGCTCGGCGTTGGTATGCTTTGCCCTATAGTAGCGCAGGCACAACAAATTGACCCAGAGAAGGGCGCTAACGGAACAAATACTCAGGTAAGCGCTCCTATTTTTACTCCTGCTGGCGATCGCTTTGATATTACTGGCGGCAAAAACGCTGGAAGCAACCTGTTCCAAAGCTTTCAGCGGTTTAACCTCGACGCTGGCCAAATTGCCAATTTTATATCTAACCCGAATATCCAAAACATCCTGGCTCGCGTTAGAGGTAACAACCCTTCAATTATTAACGGCCTTATCCAAGTCAGTGGCGGCAATTCCAACTTATTCTTAATGAACCCAGCGGGGATTGTATTTGGCCAGAATGCGAGTCTGAACGTACCAGGAGACTTCACCGCCACGACCGCAACAGGAATTGGAGTTGGAAACCAATGGTTTAATGCCAGAGGTGACAATAACTACGCAGCTTTAGTAGGAACGCCAAGTGCGTTTGCTTTCAACACTACTGGAAACAATGGCAAGGTGCGATCGCCTGGAGCAATTATTAACGCGGGAACGCTGGAAGTAAGTCCAGGAAAGAGTTTAACATTGCTGGGCGGCACGGTAGCTAGCACTGGCAACCTGAATGCACCCGGAGGGCAAATACTCATCCAGTCTGTACCTGGCGAGAGTTGGTTGCGATTGAGCCAACGAGGGCATTTGCTGAGTTTGGACATTCCGCAGTCAGCTTTACTAGACAATTCAAACCAGATTAATATTCGCACTCTGCCTCAACTACTGACTGGCAATGATGTTGCGGATAAGGTTCCCAGTCTTTTTGGTAACACTCAGCAGAAGGTGAAATTAACAGATTCTGGTCTGTTGGTGGAGGATGGGGACGTTGTGGTGCGCGGGGTGAACGCCAATTCAGCAACAGTACAGGCATCGGGTAATCTCATCTTAGATTCGAGCAAAGTGTTGGCTGCTGGAGATATAAACCTGGCGGCGGGGGATACTCTGCGTCTGCAAAACAGCCTGTTGAACGCCAAGACAATAAGGCTAGAAGCAGGGCGCGATATCAGGTTGGTCGAAAGCCAGTTGTTCACGACGGGGAATGTAGATCTGCTAGCTGGTGATACAGTGCAGCTGCAAAACAGCATACAGTATCCCGCGATCGCTCAAGCTGGACAAAACCTTAACATCATTGGTAATAGAGGGATTGATATCCAGGCAGTACCTTTATCAGGAAATCCCTTCAAAGATAGCGGCAATTTTAATTTGGTGAGTAATGGTATTATCTCTGGAGTTCCTTACCAATTAGCCAGTAATAATAGGATTATCCCCGGAGCTTTTCCTCAAGTACCGAGTGGTATTAATGCTGATATTTTCAACCGCTTAGAAGGCATAGGCGGTACTATTGTCCTAGCAACTAATTCATCTATATCGCCTACGCCTAATGGTGCTTTGCGACCACAGCGATCGCTTGCGGATAGTCTGTTACCTCCTAGCGGCGAGGATCGGCCAGTTCTGGCGAGCCATCGCATAGAAGGAAATGGGAATAATCCCACTCCCACAGGTAACTCAGGTGGCGGTAGCCCAATAGAAGGAAATGGAAATAATCCTAGTCCAATTGATAACTCAGGTGGCGGTAGCCCAATAGAAGGAAGTGGGAATAATCCTAGTCCAATTGGTAACTCAGGTGGCGGTAGTCCAATAGAAGGAAATGGGAATAATCCCACTCCCACAGGTAACTCAGGTGGCGGTAGTCCAATAGAAGGAAGTGGGAATAATCCTAGTTCAATTGGTAACTCAGGTGGAGATAATCCTAGTCCAATTGGTAACTCAGGTGGCGGTAGTCCAATAGAAGGAAGTGGGAATAATCCTAGTCCAATTGGTAACTCAGGTGGCGGTAGTCCAATAGAAGGAAATGGGAATAATCCTAGTCCAATTGATAACTCAGGTGGCATTACTCCAATCGAAGGGAATGGAAGTAAACCCGGTGGCCCTGGGAACTCAGGTGGCGGTAGTCCAATAGAAGGAAGTGAGAATAATCCAAGCCCCATTGATAACTCAGGTGGCATTACTCCAATCGAAGGGAATGGAAGTAAACCCAGTGGCGCAGGGAACTCAGGTGGCGGTAGTCCAATAGAAGGAAGTGGGAATAATCCCAGCCCCATTGATAACTCAGGTGGCGGTAGTCCAATAGAAGGAAGTGGGAATAATCGTAGCCCCATTGATAACTCAGGTAGCGGTAGTCCAATTGAGGGGAATGGAAGTAAACCCAGTGGCGCTGGCAATTCAGCTAGCGTTAGTCAAATAGAGGGAAATGGCAATAATCCTAGTCCAATTGGTAACTCAGCTGGTGTTAGTCAAATAGAGGGAAATGGCAATAATCCTAGTCCCGCCTCAAACTCTGGGGGAAATGCGATCGCCTCAACGGGAAGTGATAGCGAAAATCGCAGCCAGAGTGTCTCTCCTACAGTTGTAAGCACTACCAGTCCGGTTGCAACAGCAGAGGAAACTGTTACTCTCCTTGAGGACAACTACAAACAAGAGTTTGAGGATTACTTTCAACGACCTTTTAAGACACAAATGAAAACCTTGCCGGATATTCGCAATGCGACAAGGGATTTTGATGAAGAAAGTGGGGTTAGAAGTGCGGTTATTTATGTGACTTTTACACCCAGCGCCATAGAACGCAACCTCGCTCAACGTACTGCACAGAACACAACTAAATGCCAGACTAAGGTCGCGCCAGCACAAACACAGCAGTTAGATTCTGCGGATCTTTCCAATCGACACAACGTTAACAATCAGAAGCAGATAAATTGCCTAACTCCTGGTAGCGACCAGCTCGAAGTATTGCTAATTACCGCAGAAGGTAAGCCCATACGAGCGCGAGTTCCTCTAGCTCATCGCTCTAAAGTGCTAGCAGTTGCAAGAAACTTTCAAGCTGAAGTAACCGCAGGGCCAAGGCGAACGCGGCTAACTAGCTATCTACCCTCGGCGCAGCAACTCTATCAGTGGATAGTCGCACCTCTGGAAAATGATTTACAAGCACGAGGCATCAAAAATCTTGTGTTTGTAATGGATGCTGGTCTCCGTTCCATACCCATTTCGGCAATGCACGATGGTAAAGGGTTCCTAGTAGAACGCTACAGCATCGGTCTGATGCCCAGTCTCAGCTTGACCGATATCCGTCCCCACAGCATCAAAAACGCTCAAGTTCTGGCGATGGGAGCAGCGACATTTAATAACCAAAAACCTTTGCCTGCCGTACCAAGCGAACTTAGTGCAATTGTTCCTTCTCTGTGGCCAGGTAAATCTTTTCTGAATTCCGCCTTCACGCTGCAAAATTTGCGATCGCAGCGCCGTATTCAGCCCTTCGGCATCCTCCACTTAGCCACTCATGCGGAATTTCAGTCGGGTGCCCCCAAAAACTCTTATATCCAGTTGTGGGATACTCAGCTGCGACTAGACCAACTGTCGCAAATGGGCTGGAACGATCCCCCATTAGATTTATTAGTGCTTAGTGCTTGTCGTACAGCGCTGGGGGACGAACAGGCGGAGTTGGGTTTTGCTGGAATGTCCATCCAAGCGGGGGTGAAGTCCGTGTTGGCAAGCCTTTGGTATATCAGCGATGAGGGCACGTTGGGACTGATGACCGATTTTTACGAGCAATTAAAAACAGCCCCAATGAAAGCAGAGGCGTTGCGACGCACGCAGGTAGCCATGATCCAAGGCAAGGTGCGTATTCACAAGGGTGGGTTAACTACTTCTGTAGGTAAATCGCTGCTTTTGCCCGCAGCAATGGGGCGGATACAAGACAAGCAATTAAATCATCCTTATTATTGGGCGGCTTTTACCCTAGTTGGCTCACCTTGGTAA
- a CDS encoding CHAT domain-containing protein gives MASQQSKIKSNNKYKKAATFFALVPSLTVGMVCPGLVQAQTIVPAADGTNTIVTPSGNSIDISGGQSSGDGANLFHSFTKFGLDSGQVANFLSNPAIRNILGRINGGDASIINGLIQVSNGTSNLFLINPSGIVFGNNASLNVPASFSASTATGIGFGNNNWFSATGSNNYAALAGTPNTFAFNASQPGAIINAAPLAVGSGGNLSLVGGTVVSTGQLSAPGGKVTVATVPGLTLVRLTPAGSLLGVEIQPLTTDSSQPNNSTLPIASLPSLLTGGNASSATQITKNNDGSLQLSGSGIAIQTGDVVVAGGNVTGAGASLSANRNLTLVETKLQTAGDLNLFAQDTVRIRDSVANPFLAKTGGNLYVEGKQSIDILALNHTKTEMPFQSGGNTSVVTDGIASLDAHFSSGGNFYLLNLSGGLGKSISLYDPIYKVDGDYNFGDYTGAALKVEAGGNITFGNIKITQPDTAASISENDTDFKTLTTTPALILKSATGSITAGDINTSGEVKGDGGPVIMSAQGNITAGTITSSVKGGNNGGSVSLSSKAGNIITDKINTTAVGQGNSGNVTLRVDAGSIKYGTINATHSGNPGKGNQGYPGNITLASKGSSQSVTGGAVLSPIPSPIPTPNDGNSTNNPPSGTGDTTPPTGDSTSNPQPNTGDTNPATGTGTSNPTTGDTTSNPQPNTSDTNPPTGTNTSNPTTGDNASNPIPGTGNSTSNPTTGTGNSTSNPTPGNSTSNPTTGTGNSASNPTTGNSASNPTPGTGNSTSNPTIGNSASNPTPGTGNSTSNPTIGNSASNPTPGNNTSNPTMGTGNNTSNPTMGTGNNTSNPTTGTGTSNPTTGTGNSPSNPTTGNSASNPTPGNSVSNPTTGNSVSNPTTGNSASNPTTGTGNSASNPTTGNSASNPTTGNSASNPTTGNSASNPTTGNSASNPTPGNSASNPTTGNSASNPTTGNSASNPTTGNSASNPTTGNSASNPTPGNSASNPTPGNSASNPTTDNSASNPTTDNSASNPITGINTNSQPGNSDTNPTTGNNTNPTTSNNASNPQPNNGDSNPQPGNNASNPQPENNAGNTQPKNGNGNSNPSGNGNSNPSGNSDKKNQSDNSDKKNQSDNSDKKNQSDNSDKKNQSDNSDKKNQSDNSDKKNQSDNSDKKNQSDNSDKKNQSDNSDKKNQSDNSGKTNPPGVSTKPKKQGDCPGKQQGDCTGSGPARNGMGYGRDRNGKDNSVRKDTDNVPGNGVSNSLANGVGSSPGMDSNNIGGNKPLGNTNNRDALTTPVQQSQPSMGIGQESNDVRSLPQAAGDSAPSRQVSGESQSSEQGSGEATSSDQGSGDSSAPVAKKTGSARPQFVISNAISSPDVAHVAALDKQFSTEWQEYFGSSANIQAANSVDATQILDSVQEATNIRSALIYVAFVPPNGISQDARAGKNSLLSGTNNAQNTPQVKTNTGGNQMDAPNRMDQKLDELDVTVVMGHGQVIRKRIVGATRSQVLRVAAKFRSEVTNARRPLSYQAPAQQLYNWLVSPIEGDLQAADINNLVFIMDEGLRSLPVAALHDGKGFLVERYSAGLMPSLNLTDTKYRDIRNSQVMAMGAANLPNQRPLPAVPVEIENITQHLWSGKSYLNSAFTFDNLKSARSQRPFGIVHLATHAEFQVDDPKQSYIQLWDSKLRLEQLSQLGWNDPPVDLLVLSACQTALGDRKAELGFAGLALQSGVKSALASLWYVSDEGTLGLMTNFYEQLRKAPIKAEALRQAQLAMIKGDVRLENGYLLTPGGKVQLPPEMANLKTTKLTHPYYWAAFTMIGNPW, from the coding sequence TTGGCATCTCAACAATCAAAAATTAAAAGTAACAATAAATACAAAAAAGCGGCAACCTTTTTTGCCCTTGTTCCCAGCCTCACGGTGGGAATGGTTTGTCCTGGTTTGGTGCAGGCACAAACAATAGTACCAGCAGCCGACGGCACCAACACTATTGTCACTCCCAGCGGAAACAGCATTGACATCAGCGGAGGGCAAAGTTCCGGGGATGGAGCCAACCTGTTCCATAGCTTCACTAAATTTGGCCTCGACTCTGGTCAAGTCGCCAACTTTCTGTCGAACCCAGCTATCCGAAACATACTTGGGCGCATAAATGGCGGTGACGCTTCCATTATTAATGGCCTTATTCAAGTCAGCAATGGCACCTCCAACTTATTTTTAATCAACCCATCTGGAATTGTATTTGGCAACAATGCCAGCCTGAACGTACCAGCAAGCTTCAGCGCTAGCACTGCTACAGGCATCGGGTTTGGGAATAATAATTGGTTTAGTGCCACTGGCTCTAATAATTACGCTGCCCTTGCAGGAACGCCTAATACCTTTGCCTTCAACGCATCCCAGCCGGGAGCTATTATCAACGCGGCACCGCTAGCGGTGGGAAGTGGGGGAAATTTAAGTTTAGTAGGTGGAACAGTTGTTAGTACAGGACAGCTATCTGCGCCAGGAGGGAAAGTTACTGTCGCAACCGTACCAGGCTTAACTCTAGTGCGGCTTACCCCAGCAGGATCTTTGTTAGGTGTGGAAATTCAACCCCTGACAACAGATAGCAGCCAGCCAAACAACTCGACGCTGCCAATTGCATCCCTCCCTTCTTTGCTGACGGGTGGAAATGCCAGCAGCGCTACACAAATAACCAAAAACAACGACGGTAGCCTGCAACTATCTGGCTCAGGTATAGCTATCCAAACCGGAGATGTAGTAGTAGCGGGGGGAAATGTCACAGGAGCAGGGGCAAGTTTATCAGCGAACCGTAATCTAACGTTAGTAGAAACTAAACTTCAAACAGCAGGAGACTTGAATCTCTTTGCACAAGATACAGTGCGAATACGGGATAGCGTCGCAAATCCCTTTCTTGCTAAAACAGGGGGCAACCTCTACGTTGAGGGCAAGCAATCAATTGATATTCTGGCGCTAAACCATACCAAGACTGAAATGCCGTTCCAGAGTGGCGGCAACACCAGTGTGGTTACAGATGGAATTGCTTCTTTGGATGCTCACTTTTCCAGCGGTGGAAATTTTTACCTGCTCAACTTATCAGGTGGCTTAGGTAAATCAATCAGTCTCTACGACCCAATTTACAAAGTAGATGGAGACTATAATTTTGGCGATTACACTGGTGCTGCACTGAAGGTAGAAGCTGGCGGCAATATCACGTTTGGAAATATTAAAATTACCCAACCAGATACCGCCGCTAGTATTTCTGAGAACGATACAGATTTCAAGACTTTAACTACCACTCCCGCACTGATATTGAAATCAGCAACTGGGAGCATTACCGCAGGCGATATAAATACTTCTGGCGAAGTTAAAGGCGATGGCGGGCCAGTTATCATGTCCGCCCAAGGCAATATTACTGCTGGAACTATAACTTCGAGCGTAAAGGGTGGAAACAATGGCGGTTCTGTCAGTTTGTCCAGCAAGGCTGGAAACATTATCACTGACAAGATAAATACAACCGCTGTTGGTCAAGGCAATTCTGGTAATGTAACGTTGCGCGTCGATGCAGGCAGCATTAAGTACGGCACTATAAATGCGACTCATTCTGGTAATCCAGGTAAGGGCAACCAAGGTTATCCAGGCAACATTACATTAGCAAGCAAGGGAAGTTCTCAATCGGTTACGGGGGGAGCTGTTCTATCTCCCATCCCCAGCCCAATTCCTACACCAAACGACGGAAATAGCACTAACAACCCGCCGTCCGGTACTGGCGACACTACTCCACCTACGGGAGATAGCACAAGCAACCCGCAGCCTAATACTGGTGACACTAACCCGGCTACGGGAACAGGCACTAGCAACCCAACTACGGGAGATACCACTAGCAACCCACAGCCTAATACTTCTGACACTAACCCACCCACGGGGACAAACACCAGCAACCCAACTACGGGAGATAACGCCAGCAACCCAATTCCAGGAACGGGTAATAGCACCAGCAACCCGACTACGGGAACTGGCAATAGCACCAGCAACCCGACTCCCGGTAATAGCACCAGCAACCCGACTACGGGAACTGGCAATAGCGCCAGCAATCCGACTACGGGAAATAGCGCCAGCAACCCGACTCCCGGAACTGGCAATAGCACCAGCAACCCGACTATCGGTAATAGTGCTAGCAACCCGACTCCCGGAACTGGCAATAGCACCAGCAACCCGACTATCGGTAATAGTGCTAGCAACCCGACTCCCGGTAATAACACCAGCAACCCGACTATGGGAACTGGTAATAACACCAGCAACCCGACTATGGGAACTGGTAATAACACCAGCAACCCGACTACGGGAACTGGCACCAGCAACCCGACTACGGGAACTGGCAATAGCCCCAGCAATCCGACTACGGGTAATAGTGCTAGCAACCCGACTCCAGGTAATAGCGTTAGTAACCCGACTACGGGAAATAGCGTTAGTAACCCGACTACGGGTAATAGTGCTAGCAACCCGACTACGGGAACTGGCAATAGCGCCAGCAATCCGACTACGGGAAATAGCGCTAGCAACCCGACTACGGGAAATAGCGCTAGCAACCCGACTACGGGAAATAGCGCTAGCAACCCGACTACGGGAAATAGTGCCAGCAATCCGACTCCAGGAAATAGTGCCAGCAATCCGACTACGGGAAATAGCGCTAGCAACCCGACTACGGGAAATAGCGCTAGCAACCCGACTACGGGAAATAGTGCCAGCAACCCGACTACGGGAAATAGTGCCAGCAATCCGACTCCAGGAAATAGTGCCAGCAATCCGACTCCAGGAAATAGTGCCAGCAATCCGACTACGGATAATAGCGCCAGCAATCCGACTACGGATAATAGCGCTAGCAACCCAATAACAGGAATAAACACAAACTCGCAGCCAGGAAATAGCGACACAAATCCAACTACGGGAAATAACACAAACCCAACTACGAGCAATAACGCCAGCAATCCACAGCCGAATAATGGCGACAGCAACCCACAGCCAGGAAATAACGCTAGCAACCCGCAGCCAGAAAATAATGCTGGCAACACCCAGCCGAAAAATGGCAATGGCAACTCGAACCCGTCTGGCAATGGCAACTCGAACCCGTCTGGCAACAGCGACAAAAAGAACCAATCTGACAACAGCGACAAAAAGAACCAATCTGACAACAGCGACAAAAAGAACCAATCTGACAACAGCGACAAAAAGAACCAATCTGACAACAGCGACAAAAAGAACCAATCTGACAACAGCGACAAAAAGAACCAATCTGACAACAGCGACAAAAAGAACCAATCTGACAACAGCGACAAAAAGAACCAATCTGACAACAGCGACAAAAAGAACCAATCTGACAACAGCGGCAAAACTAATCCCCCGGGTGTCAGCACTAAACCTAAGAAGCAGGGAGATTGCCCGGGCAAACAGCAGGGAGATTGCACAGGCAGCGGGCCTGCTAGAAATGGTATGGGCTATGGGCGCGATAGAAATGGTAAGGATAACTCGGTTAGAAAGGACACCGACAACGTGCCAGGAAACGGTGTGAGTAACTCGCTTGCAAATGGTGTGGGTAGCTCGCCTGGAATGGACTCAAACAACATTGGTGGTAATAAACCACTAGGAAACACTAACAATAGGGATGCGCTAACTACCCCAGTACAACAGTCTCAACCCAGCATGGGAATAGGTCAGGAGAGTAACGATGTTAGGTCTTTACCGCAGGCGGCTGGCGATTCTGCACCTAGTAGACAGGTAAGTGGCGAATCTCAATCTTCTGAGCAGGGGAGTGGCGAGGCTACGTCTTCCGATCAGGGGAGCGGCGATTCTTCTGCACCTGTAGCGAAAAAGACTGGCTCGGCACGCCCGCAGTTTGTAATCTCCAATGCAATCAGTTCACCAGATGTTGCCCATGTTGCGGCGCTGGATAAACAGTTCAGTACTGAATGGCAGGAATATTTTGGGTCGTCCGCTAACATTCAGGCTGCTAACTCGGTGGATGCAACGCAGATTTTGGACAGCGTACAGGAAGCAACGAACATAAGATCGGCGCTGATATATGTAGCTTTTGTGCCTCCAAATGGTATATCCCAAGACGCAAGGGCAGGCAAAAATAGCTTGCTTTCGGGGACGAATAACGCACAGAACACCCCACAAGTCAAAACCAACACTGGGGGAAATCAGATGGATGCCCCCAACCGCATGGATCAGAAGCTCGACGAACTGGATGTGACCGTGGTGATGGGTCATGGCCAAGTGATTCGCAAGCGCATAGTTGGAGCTACGCGATCGCAGGTTCTCCGAGTCGCTGCTAAATTCCGCTCGGAAGTGACTAATGCCCGACGACCGCTTAGCTATCAAGCTCCAGCCCAACAACTCTATAACTGGCTGGTATCACCTATAGAAGGCGATCTACAAGCCGCTGACATCAATAATCTAGTCTTCATCATGGATGAGGGTCTGCGTAGCCTTCCGGTCGCAGCTTTACACGATGGTAAAGGATTTCTGGTGGAGCGCTACAGCGCGGGCTTAATGCCCAGTCTCAATCTCACTGATACCAAATACCGCGATATTAGGAACTCGCAAGTCATGGCGATGGGAGCGGCGAATTTACCTAATCAAAGACCCTTACCTGCGGTACCCGTCGAAATTGAGAATATCACCCAGCACTTGTGGTCGGGTAAATCTTACCTAAATTCAGCCTTCACATTTGATAACTTGAAGTCGGCACGCAGCCAGCGTCCCTTTGGAATTGTCCACCTAGCAACTCACGCCGAATTCCAGGTAGACGATCCCAAGCAATCCTATATTCAACTTTGGGATAGCAAACTGCGATTGGAACAATTGAGCCAGTTGGGTTGGAACGATCCACCAGTTGATTTATTGGTGCTAAGTGCATGCCAAACAGCGCTGGGCGATCGCAAGGCAGAATTGGGCTTTGCTGGCTTGGCTCTCCAGAGCGGAGTAAAATCGGCACTCGCTAGTTTATGGTACGTCAGCGATGAAGGCACTTTGGGGCTGATGACTAACTTTTACGAGCAATTGAGAAAAGCCCCCATCAAAGCCGAGGCGCTGCGACAGGCGCAGTTGGCGATGATCAAGGGAGACGTTCGTCTAGAAAATGGGTATCTGCTCACTCCGGGTGGCAAGGTGCAACTCCCCCCGGAAATGGCAAATCTGAAAACTACAAAGCTGACGCATCCATACTACTGGGCGGCTTTTACCATGATTGGCAATCCTTGGTGA